A part of Candidatus Cloacimonadota bacterium genomic DNA contains:
- a CDS encoding phosphopantetheine-binding protein — translation MEEMKDIVLEYVIEEYLEDEDEEIGYDTPLISGGIVDSFSMVSLKRFLETKYKISIPDEKVTPDAFDSVNKICTLVKEFVE, via the coding sequence ATGGAAGAAATGAAAGATATAGTCCTGGAATATGTAATTGAAGAATACCTTGAAGATGAAGATGAGGAAATAGGTTATGATACCCCACTTATATCTGGCGGTATTGTGGATTCCTTCTCAATGGTATCATTAAAGAGGTTTTTGGAAACAAAATACAAAATCTCTATTCCAGATGAAAAAGTAACACCGGACGCATTTGATAGTGTGAATAAAATTTGCACTTTGGTGAAGG